Proteins encoded by one window of Filimonas effusa:
- a CDS encoding 2Fe-2S iron-sulfur cluster-binding protein, translating to MSEQQLFKVTIDNITIEVAPGTTILEAARKIGGEVAPPAMCYYSKLKGSGGKCRTCLVEVSKGSEKDPRPMPKLVASCRTTVMDGMEVKNITSERVVDARAGVVELLLINHPLDCPVCDQAGECHLQDLSYEHGNAGTRYEFQRRTFKKHDLGQYIQLHMTRCILCYRCVFTADQLTNKREHGVLDRGDHAQIATFIEKNLDNDFIGNVIDVCPVGALTDKTFRFKNRVWFLKPVNAHCDCPKCSGKVTLWYRGEEVFRVTARKDQWGEVEDWICNECRFDKKKTSDWVIEGPREISRQSVISLNHYVGMQKPKETFEAVMDGRKPRMFMDIHDVSEVNRPDVDLSLIDGPAHSDDFNKTNKKD from the coding sequence ATGTCAGAGCAACAACTATTTAAGGTAACAATCGACAACATCACAATTGAGGTGGCACCGGGAACAACGATCCTGGAAGCGGCCCGTAAAATTGGTGGTGAGGTGGCTCCTCCGGCTATGTGTTATTACAGCAAGCTGAAAGGCAGCGGTGGTAAATGCCGTACCTGCCTGGTAGAGGTGAGCAAAGGTTCGGAAAAAGATCCGCGCCCGATGCCGAAACTGGTGGCCAGTTGCCGGACCACGGTGATGGATGGTATGGAAGTAAAGAATATCACCAGTGAGCGTGTTGTTGACGCGCGTGCGGGTGTTGTGGAGCTTTTGCTGATAAATCACCCGCTGGATTGTCCTGTTTGCGACCAGGCCGGTGAATGTCATTTGCAGGATCTGAGTTACGAGCACGGTAATGCCGGCACCCGTTACGAATTCCAGCGCCGTACTTTTAAAAAGCACGATCTGGGGCAATACATACAGCTGCACATGACCCGCTGTATACTTTGCTACCGTTGTGTATTTACTGCCGACCAGCTTACCAACAAAAGAGAACATGGTGTACTGGACAGGGGCGACCACGCTCAGATAGCAACTTTTATTGAAAAGAATCTCGACAATGATTTCATCGGTAACGTCATAGATGTTTGCCCGGTGGGAGCGCTTACGGATAAAACTTTCCGTTTTAAAAACAGGGTATGGTTCCTGAAGCCTGTTAACGCCCATTGCGATTGTCCCAAGTGCAGTGGGAAGGTAACGCTCTGGTATCGTGGCGAAGAGGTGTTTCGTGTAACTGCGCGCAAAGATCAGTGGGGTGAAGTGGAAGACTGGATCTGTAACGAATGCCGTTTCGATAAAAAGAAAACCAGCGACTGGGTGATTGAAGGGCCAAGGGAGATCAGCCGCCAGTCTGTAATATCACTGAATCATTATGTGGGTATGCAAAAGCCGAAAGAAACATTCGAGGCGGTGATGGATGGCCGTAAGCCGAGGATGTTCATGGATATCCACGATGTGAGTGAGGTGAACAGGCCTGATGTAGACCTGAGTCTTATTGATGGTCCGGCTCATTCCGACGATTTCAACAAAACAAACAAAAAAGATTAA
- the nuoF gene encoding NADH-quinone oxidoreductase subunit NuoF: MGIKLLLDKAHVEGIRSYEVYRREGGYRSVEKALKELGPEAIVEEVKKSGLRGRGGAGFPTGMKWSFIAKPEGVPRHLVCNADESEPGTFKDRYLMEFLPHLLIEGLIVSSYALGSNATYIYIRGEYAWIPDILEEAIAEAKANGWLGKNILGTGFDLEIYVQRGAGAYICGEETALIESLEGKRGNPRIKPPFPAVKGLWDRPTVVNNVETLAAVVPIINMGGEEYAKIGVGKSTGTKLISACGNINKPGVFEIDMTISVEEFIYSDEYCGGIRNGKRLKACIPGGSSVPILPANKLFKTAKGETRYMNYESLADGGFASGTMMGSGGFIVLDEDQSVVKHTYTLARFYRHESCGQCSPCREGTGWMEKILKRILEGKGKMSDIDLLWDIQRKIEGNTICPLGDAAAWPVAAAIRHFRDEFEWYVNNPELCLTSNYGLAHYADPLEVVTA; this comes from the coding sequence ATGGGCATAAAACTATTACTCGATAAAGCACATGTAGAAGGCATCCGTAGTTACGAGGTGTACCGCCGGGAAGGTGGTTATCGCAGCGTGGAAAAAGCGCTGAAGGAACTGGGGCCCGAAGCTATTGTAGAGGAAGTGAAGAAAAGCGGATTACGCGGACGCGGCGGGGCAGGTTTTCCTACCGGTATGAAATGGAGCTTTATTGCTAAACCTGAGGGTGTGCCACGCCACCTTGTTTGTAATGCCGATGAAAGTGAGCCTGGTACGTTCAAAGACCGTTACCTTATGGAGTTTCTTCCGCATCTGCTTATTGAGGGACTTATTGTAAGTTCTTATGCACTGGGCAGTAATGCAACTTATATTTATATCCGTGGTGAATATGCCTGGATTCCCGATATTCTGGAAGAAGCTATTGCCGAAGCGAAAGCCAACGGCTGGCTTGGTAAGAATATTCTGGGTACAGGTTTCGACCTTGAAATATATGTTCAGCGTGGCGCCGGCGCTTATATCTGTGGTGAAGAAACAGCGCTTATTGAATCGCTTGAAGGTAAACGCGGCAATCCCCGCATTAAGCCTCCCTTTCCGGCCGTTAAAGGTTTGTGGGACAGGCCTACGGTGGTGAACAATGTAGAAACCCTGGCGGCGGTAGTACCTATCATTAACATGGGGGGAGAAGAATACGCTAAAATAGGTGTAGGTAAATCGACCGGCACCAAGCTCATTTCTGCCTGCGGTAATATCAACAAGCCTGGTGTTTTTGAAATTGACATGACCATTTCGGTGGAAGAATTTATTTATTCCGATGAATATTGCGGCGGGATCCGTAACGGGAAGCGTTTAAAAGCGTGTATTCCCGGAGGATCATCTGTTCCCATATTGCCTGCCAACAAGCTGTTTAAAACAGCGAAGGGTGAAACCCGTTACATGAACTACGAGAGCCTTGCCGATGGCGGTTTTGCGTCTGGTACCATGATGGGTTCCGGTGGGTTTATTGTACTTGACGAAGATCAGAGTGTGGTAAAACATACTTATACGCTGGCACGTTTCTATCGTCACGAAAGCTGTGGCCAGTGCAGTCCGTGCCGCGAAGGCACCGGCTGGATGGAAAAGATACTGAAAAGAATACTGGAAGGAAAAGGAAAGATGAGCGATATAGACCTGTTGTGGGATATACAGCGCAAGATTGAAGGTAATACCATTTGTCCGCTGGGTGATGCTGCAGCATGGCCTGTAGCAGCGGCTATCCGTCATTTCCGTGACGAGTTTGAGTGGTATGTGAACAATCCGGAGCTGTGTTTAACCAGCAATTACGGTCTGGCCCATTATGCAGATCCATTAGAAGTAGTAACGGCTTAA